The segment CGGCCTCGGGAGCGACTCGGCCGTAGTCGCGACATGGAGCCGGCCGCTCCGTGCCTTCGACCCAGCGGGAGAGCTGCGGTGGTCGCGCGATCTCCTGCTGTTCGGAACCGAGCCCGATCGCACGCTGGTGAGTCACCTGCTATCCCACGACCTCGACGGGGACGGCCACGACGAAGTTCTCGCAATCGCGCGGGACGCGTGGGCTATGGACCCGACCCGCACGCCGACGCTCGTAGTGGCACTGGGAGCCGACGCCACCGAGCGCTGGCGCTACGCAATCGAGGGCACGGTCACGCAGGCCGAGATCGTCCTTCGCGACGAACGGCCGCTGCTCCTGCTGACGACTGGCGTACCGGATCTCGGCGCGCCCGGCACCGCGGTCGCACTGCAACTCGGGGAGGGCAACGCGCCTCGCAAGCTCTTCCGCTACGAGATCTCCGCCGGCATCCAGACCTTCGCCGAACGAGACGGCACGCTCGTCCTCGGCACGGCAGACGGGATCCTGCGTGCACTCGACGGGGCGGGGGAGCTGAGCTGGAGCCGCTACCTCTCCTCGTTCCTCTCGGCCTCGGCCGTCGTGCCCATGAACGACGAGGACTGGGTCGTGACGGGTGACAACAGCGGCAACATCGCCCTTCTCGACTCTACCGGTGCACGCCGCTGGTTCCAGCGCCTGGCGGTCGGGGCGTTCGGCTGGACCATCGACGTCACCACCGCTCGCTTCGAGCGCGACGAGCCACTTCGTATCGTCGCGGCTGCGAAGGCGGCGCTCCCCGGCGCATCCGGCATCATCGAGCGCTTCTCGCATGAGGGCATCCGCGAGGCCTCGCTGCCCCTGCCGAGCGAACCGGTCGCACTCACCGCGGCCGATCTCGATGCCGATGGCATCGACGAGATCCTCGTCGTCGAATCGGCCCGGGTGGGCGAGACCACTTGCCACGTGCGGTGCTACGACGCGGACCTCACCCAGATGTGGTCCGCCCCGATCGAACTCTGCATGGCGGGCGAGATCACGGTCGCCGACGTGGACGGTGACGGCGCCGTGGAGATCGCCGTGCGCACGGATCCCGGACTCTACTACGCGCCGAGTACGCTCTCGCTGCTCGAGCGAGGTGGCGCCGTTCGCTGGACGCTCGACGAGGACGAGGAGCTCAGCCTGTGGGCCCGCGCCGTCCCTGGCGGCTTGCTATCGGGTGGCGCAACCACCGAGCGCAACGGTTTCGCCGCGCTGCGCGACGCGCAGACCGGCGAGAAGCTCTGGAAGACGCTGCTGCCTTCGAAGATCGATCCAGCGAACCCGGAGGGGGAAACGCTGCCCGGTGCTTCGTGGTTCGGCCACGTAATCCCCGGCGAGGATGGCTTCGACCTCGCGCTCACCACGTACAACAACGAACTCGTGCTGCTCGACGGAGCGACGGGCGACATCCGATGGAGCGTCGACACGGAGTTGGAAGAGTACTGGCCGAACCTCCGCCGCATCGGTGGACCGCTCGTGCTGGTGCCAGGGACCGCAAGCACGCCGCCCCACCTCGTGACCGCACAGTACGCCGACACGCGCAGGCGCGCGGATGCGGTCGCCGTCGCGATGGACGGGACCATCGTGGGCCGGGTACCAATGGCGTCCGAGGCGCTCCGCATCCACCTGCTCCGCCGGGGCGAGAAACCATCGGTCGTGGCGGCGCAGGCCCTCCTCGGCGTCTACGCCTTCGGCGTGAAGGCGGAGGAGTAGCGCCACGGACCTGTTACCCTCGGGCGACGCCATCGAGGAGTCGCCCGTGCACCGAGCCCCGAAGGTCCGACCGGACCGCACCTCATTCGTCGGACGGGAGCGGGAGCTGTCGGCGCTGCGGACGATGATCGCGGATGGCATCCCGTTCATCACCCTCACCGGGCCGTCGGGGATGGGGAAGACACGGATCGCGCGCCGTCTCGCCAGTGAGCTGGACGGCGAGTTCCTCGGCGTCGAGGCCTGCGCGACGCAGGCCGACCTGCGCGCAGCCGTGGCGGAGCGGCTGCGCCTGGCCGGCGAGAGGGTCGGCGATGCGCTCGCAGCGCGCGGCCCGCTCCTGCTCGTCCTCGACAACGTCGATCCGCACGCGCGGCCACTCGCCGGCGTGCTCGAAGAGTGGCTCGAACGGTGCCCCGAGCTCACGCTGCTCGTCACCTCGCTCGTTCCACTCGGCATCCGCGGCGAGGTTCGCTTCGAGCTCGGGCCGCTCGGTGAGAAAGACGCCGTCGTGCTCTACCTCGACCGTGCGCGCGACGCCGCCGCCGATCGTCCGCTCGCACCGGCCGAGCGCGAGGCGCTCGACGAGCTCGTGCTGCGGCTCGATCGTCTGCCGCTCGCCATCGAGCTCGCTGCTGCGCGCGTGCGTGTGCTGCCACCGCGGCAGCTCCTCGAACGCATCTCGCAGCGCCTCGCTCTCCTGCGTTCCGCCGAGGGCTCGCTCACCCACGCGTTGTCGCTCTCGTGGAATCTTCTGACCGCCGACGAGCAGCGCGTGCTCGCGCGGGCCTCGGTGTTCGCGGGCGGGTTCACGCTCGCGGCCGCAGAGGCAATCCTCCGCAGCGACTTCCTCGTCGACCACCTCGATGGACTGCGCGCGAAGGCGCTGCTGCAGCTCGATGTCGATCGCTTCTCGCTCTACGAAAGCGTGCGGGAATTCGCAGCGCTGCGGCTACGCGAGCTGGGCGGCGCCACGGAGCTCGAGCGCCAACACGCGGCCTACTTCGCGAGCGAGGGCACTGCACGGGCCGGGCGCGCGGAAGGCCCCGAAGCACTCGCTGCGCTGCGCTGGCTGGCCACCGATCGCGAGAACCTGCTCGCCGCCCACCGCCGCTCGTTCGGTGCGGCACCGGAGCTGGCTGCGCGCACGGGGCTGGCGCTCGCGGCGTTGTTCAGCCGTGGCGGTCCAGTGGCCTTCCAGCGGGAGCTCCTCGACGCGTGCGTGCAGGCCGCGCGGCGCACGGGTGATCCGCAGCTCCTGGTGCAGGCGCTTCACGAGCGGGGGCGGGTGCGCAAGCGCGAGGGCGGATCGGCCGCCGCCCGAGCGGACGTCGATGAAGGACTCTGCGTTGCCCGGGCCCACGGCGATCGCGCGAGCGAAGGCCATCTCCTCATCGCCTCCGCCTCGCTCCGCGTGCCGGCGTCCGACCCTGAAGCGCGCACCGAGCTCGAGCGCGCTCTCGCAATCGGTGCCGATGAAGGCGAGCCATTCATCGAAGGACAGGCCCTCCTCGTACTCGGCGCGCTCGAGGAGAGCCGCGGTGCGATCGACTCCGCCGCCACCCGCACCGAGGAAGCGCTCGTGCTCTTCCGGCGCGGCGGCCACCTCCGCTTTTGCGGTATCGCGCTGCTGAACCTCGGCGCCATCCACTCGCACCGCGGCCGGTTCAGCGCGGCGCGCAACGCCCTCGAGCAGGCGTGCGCCATCTTTGCCTCACTCGAGAATCTCACGTCGCTCTCCTACGCCACGACCAACCTCGGGAGCCTCGCGCTCGCCATGGGTGATCTCGACGAGGCCGAGAAGCACCTGCTCGAGGTGCTCGCGCTCGATCGCCGCTCGAGCAACCGCCAGCTGCACGGGATCGCCACGGGCCAGCTGGCCATCGTCGCTCTCGAGCGCGGCGAACTGCGCGAAGCGGAGCGGCGACTCGCCGACGGCATCGCCGCACTGCGCGAGCTCGGTGTGAAGCGTGAACGTGCGATGCTCCTGCCCTTCCACGCTGCCGCTCTCGCGCTGCTCGGCGGCACCGCGGAGGCACGCGCCGAGCTCTCCGAGGCACGCGCGGCCTTCGACGAGTTGGGTGATCCCGCGGGCATGCAGATGCTCGCACTGCTCGAGGGGATCGTCGCGCTGTCCGAGGCACGCCGCGTGACGTGTTCGGGCAGCGATGCGTCGAGCCTCGAGGCGCGTGCGCGGGAGCTGCTCGCCGCGCCGATCTGCACCGGCGTGACGGTCGAGGGGCTCTTCGTGGCGCGGCGTCTGCTCGGGCAGGCGCTCGCCCGGCGTGCTGCAGCCGAGGCGGCGCCGCCCGGGCTTCATCCCGGCGCGCTCGTCGTCGCCAGGGACGCCACCTATTTTTCTTTCGCCGGCGGCGAGCGCGTCGACCTGCGCCGGCGCGGCGCCGTCCGCCACCTGCTGCGTGGGCTGGTCGAGAACCGCCTCATCGCGCCCGGCGTCGGCGCCAGTGCCGACGAGCTCGCCGCCATCGGTTGGCCCGGTGAGAAGATCCTGCCGACCGCTGCCGCCACCCGCGTGTGGAACGCCATCAGGATCCTCCGGGGCCTGGGCCTTGCGCCGGTGCTGCTGCGCCATGCCGATGGGTACCTGCTCGATCCTGCGCTGGCTGTCGTACGGGAGTGAGGTCGCGCCTGCGGGAGCCAGCCAGCGATCGCTGGGTGACTCCCGCCGCGCGGCGCTGCCCGCCCGCAGCCTCGACGGTCAGCCCTGGTCGACGAGCACCGCGAACCCGCCGAAGATCATGCGCTGGCCGTCGAAGGGCATCTCGGCGCCCATTGCCTGCATGCGCGGGTCGTTCATCATCTTCTGCATCGCCGCGTCCCGCACCGTCTTGTCGGGGTATTCGATCCACGAGAAGACGACGACTTCGCCATCCTTCGCCTGCACGGCGCGCTGGAAGTCGGTGACCTTCCCCGCGGGGACGTCGTCGCCCCACGCCTCGACGATGCGCGTGGCGCCGAAAGCCTTGAACAGCAGCGCCGCCTCCGCCGCGTGCTTGCGGTAGGCCTCCTTCTTCGCGGCGGGGACTGCTACGACGAATCCGTCTACGTAGGCCATGGCTCTCCTCCGGCAGGTCGCGCTCCCGTTCCGTACTCGGGGGAGCTCGGTTGAACGGATGTGATGACGCCCTGGCGAGCGCGGACTCATCGGTCGCGGCGTCGCCCGGGTCGCAGCGAGGAACGCAGGACGGGGCTGCAGGGGCGGCGGGCCTCGCCCACGCCGAGGGGAGCCGCACGCGCTTTGCGGGGCGGGCCGGTGAAGCTGATCCGCCGGGACTTGACGCACGCCTCATGCACGCATATGCATATACACCTCTATGCATACCGACGCCTTCCAGACCCTCGCGGACCCCACGCGGCGCCAGATCGTCGAGGCGCTGCGCTCGGGGGAGCAGCAGGTCAACGACGTCGTCGGGAAGCTCGACATCCACCAGTCCGGCGTGTCGCGGCACCTGCGGATCCTGCTCGAGGCGGGGTTCGTACAGGTGCGTCCGGACGGGCCGCGCCGCTTCTACTCGCTGCGTCCGGAGCCCTTCCAGGAGCTCGAGACGTGGCTGTCGAGCTACCGGGGCCTCTGGGAGAAGCGGCTGGATCGCTTCGACGAGGCGCTGCAGAAACGGCGCAATGCACGCGCCGCCCACGCGAAGGAGAGGAAGCGATGAACCGCGAGAAGGCAGCACCCAACCGCCAGCCGATCCGTTTCGAGCGCACCTACGAGGGTCCGGTCGACGACCTCTGGGACCTCTGGACCACGAAGGACGGCTTCGAGTCGTGGTGGGGGCCGGAGGGTTTTCGGGTCGAGGTCTTGAAGCTCGAGCTGCGCGTCGGCGGCGAGCTGGTCTACGACATGATCGCCGCGGGCCGCGAGGAGATCGCCTACATGGAGAGCCAGGGCATGCCGCTCTCGCATGCCACCCGCGGTCACTTCGTCGAGCTGGAGCCGAAGCGGCGCCTCCGGCTCCGCCATTCGATCGACTTCCTCCCGGGGGTCGAGCCCTACGACAACGACATGCTCGTCGAGCTCATCCCCGAGGGTGCCAACGTCCGCATGGTGGTCGCGATCGATCCGCACCCGGACGACCATTGGACCCGCAGCTCCGCCCAGGGCTTCGAGAGCCAGCTGACGAAGGTCCCCGCGGCGCTCGCGGCGCGCCGGTAGGCACGCGGACGTGCGGCCGGGTCGGCGCGTGTTCGGCAGGGGAAGTCGGCGATGTACCAGCGGCGCCGCTACTGCTCGGCTTCTCCGACTGCAGCCAACGCGGCTTCGATTCCAAAGAGGCGCTCGACCGTCGCCGCGAACGCGTACTTGAAGTCGATACCGTCCCCAAGGACCTGTGTATCGCGGAATCGCGCGCACAAAACATTGAAAGCGAACGGCGCCTTGCTATGGATATCGACGATCGCGTCGATGTCGTGGTCGGTACCTCGCGCCAACTTCATCATCGCGAAGTCATGCTTTTCGGGGACGAAGACGCGCAACCAGCTCAGTCCGGCGAGCTTGAACTCGGTCCGCCGGTCTTCCCAGTCGTGTGGCGCGCAGTAGATTCCCGCTACGTTCTGAATCGGGATTCCCATCTCAGCTCCCACCTCTGCAAGGGCGAGGAGCGCGGCGGACGAACCATCGACGTAATCGAGATCCTTGGTAGCGTGGCTGCTTCCGTGAACCAGCCCGACCACGGCCCCGCCAACGAGCACCACTACCTCCGGCTCCGAAAGCCGGGCGTCCGCACGCCGGAGCAGCTCCTCGAGGTCCGCCGAGGAATACTGCTTCAAGCGTGCTTCTCGACGAGGCCCCTGAACACGTGGAGCGGCATGTTCATCAAGTATCCCCAACGGCGAACGACGTCGGGCGTACGCCGTTCCGCCAAGAGCCCCTCGAAGTAGCTCCGGGACCGGAAGTATTGGCCGCGCTCGCGCTGCTCCACTTCGCGAGAGAGCTTCTTGGCTTGCGCCGTGAGGGCGGGTACCCCCAACACCTCGCCCGCCAGGTCGACCAACATGCCCCACTCGGCAAGGAGCTCACGGCTACAGGCGAGCTCACGCAACCGCTCGAGGTCCAACTGGCCAAGGTTGCGCTTGAGCACCAACGGCAGGACCCTGAAGACGGTTGGATCCATCCGGGAAAGCGCGAGAGCGGCAATCAGCGTCGCGTCCAGGTCCAGGACCTCGCGCGGCTCGCATCCCTGGAGGGGGGCACCGAAGAAGGCCAGCGACGAACGGATATCCGCGTCCGAGAGGGCCGTGCGGCTCGGTTCCGGCTTGGTGGTTCCCTTCGCGCTCACGCCCTGAACGTAGCTTCGTCGCCAGCAGAATTCCAGACGGCCCCTTCGCTACCAACCCGTGAAAGGGATGGAGAAGCACTTCGTGCCTTCCTGGGCGGCCCGCAGCGCACTCACCCCTTCGCGAGGGCGAGCACCACCTCGTCGACCTCGCATTCCCGGGCGGCGGAGCGGAAGCTATCCTTCGCCACGGCGACGAAGCCGCATTTCTCCAGCACGCGGAGCGAGGCGACGTTGTCGACCGCCGCCCGTGCGTGCAGCGGCCGCTCGACCAGCTCGGCGAGGAAGAGGCCGAGCGCCGTGGTGGCGAGACCGCGGCCCCAGAATTCGCGCCCGAGCCAATAGGCGACTTCGCGGTTGCCCTGCCGCACGAAGCTCGCGACGTAGCCGATAGGCACCGATTCGCCCTCGATCGTCCGCGCGACGACCGACGG is part of the Vulgatibacter sp. genome and harbors:
- a CDS encoding GNAT family N-acetyltransferase, translated to MDVRLRLVAPGDIDHFFQHQRDPDARWMAASTSSNPDDREAFAARWARTLAEPSVVARTIEGESVPIGYVASFVRQGNREVAYWLGREFWGRGLATTALGLFLAELVERPLHARAAVDNVASLRVLEKCGFVAVAKDSFRSAARECEVDEVVLALAKG
- a CDS encoding ATP-binding protein, with product MHRAPKVRPDRTSFVGRERELSALRTMIADGIPFITLTGPSGMGKTRIARRLASELDGEFLGVEACATQADLRAAVAERLRLAGERVGDALAARGPLLLVLDNVDPHARPLAGVLEEWLERCPELTLLVTSLVPLGIRGEVRFELGPLGEKDAVVLYLDRARDAAADRPLAPAEREALDELVLRLDRLPLAIELAAARVRVLPPRQLLERISQRLALLRSAEGSLTHALSLSWNLLTADEQRVLARASVFAGGFTLAAAEAILRSDFLVDHLDGLRAKALLQLDVDRFSLYESVREFAALRLRELGGATELERQHAAYFASEGTARAGRAEGPEALAALRWLATDRENLLAAHRRSFGAAPELAARTGLALAALFSRGGPVAFQRELLDACVQAARRTGDPQLLVQALHERGRVRKREGGSAAARADVDEGLCVARAHGDRASEGHLLIASASLRVPASDPEARTELERALAIGADEGEPFIEGQALLVLGALEESRGAIDSAATRTEEALVLFRRGGHLRFCGIALLNLGAIHSHRGRFSAARNALEQACAIFASLENLTSLSYATTNLGSLALAMGDLDEAEKHLLEVLALDRRSSNRQLHGIATGQLAIVALERGELREAERRLADGIAALRELGVKRERAMLLPFHAAALALLGGTAEARAELSEARAAFDELGDPAGMQMLALLEGIVALSEARRVTCSGSDASSLEARARELLAAPICTGVTVEGLFVARRLLGQALARRAAAEAAPPGLHPGALVVARDATYFSFAGGERVDLRRRGAVRHLLRGLVENRLIAPGVGASADELAAIGWPGEKILPTAAATRVWNAIRILRGLGLAPVLLRHADGYLLDPALAVVRE
- a CDS encoding PQQ-binding-like beta-propeller repeat protein, which gives rise to MRKLFLLTILLSASLTSAACVDEDPPHAAGNAGGSAGSGGSGGTGGDPQPGWEGLAFHLTWRHQGFGEVGSLAVADFVGDGTAQIAVGARRPLLVSADGTRELWFADWEVDDNLLLGGDNDWVYELAAVPAGDGRSNLLVTSSIGDAFLLDGRDGSTIWRTFPQLRHTFPLFTTFETSAGLAFLPNYGSAAHSVQTGDELWQLPVAAVPAFVQTAARADALDGLFLVDEGVRVVGGPGAGRPGSLTSTTADGQLIFSFEFQDGDQPTALGSADLDGLGSDSAVVATWSRPLRAFDPAGELRWSRDLLLFGTEPDRTLVSHLLSHDLDGDGHDEVLAIARDAWAMDPTRTPTLVVALGADATERWRYAIEGTVTQAEIVLRDERPLLLLTTGVPDLGAPGTAVALQLGEGNAPRKLFRYEISAGIQTFAERDGTLVLGTADGILRALDGAGELSWSRYLSSFLSASAVVPMNDEDWVVTGDNSGNIALLDSTGARRWFQRLAVGAFGWTIDVTTARFERDEPLRIVAAAKAALPGASGIIERFSHEGIREASLPLPSEPVALTAADLDADGIDEILVVESARVGETTCHVRCYDADLTQMWSAPIELCMAGEITVADVDGDGAVEIAVRTDPGLYYAPSTLSLLERGGAVRWTLDEDEELSLWARAVPGGLLSGGATTERNGFAALRDAQTGEKLWKTLLPSKIDPANPEGETLPGASWFGHVIPGEDGFDLALTTYNNELVLLDGATGDIRWSVDTELEEYWPNLRRIGGPLVLVPGTASTPPHLVTAQYADTRRRADAVAVAMDGTIVGRVPMASEALRIHLLRRGEKPSVVAAQALLGVYAFGVKAEE
- a CDS encoding DUF6036 family nucleotidyltransferase, which gives rise to MKQYSSADLEELLRRADARLSEPEVVVLVGGAVVGLVHGSSHATKDLDYVDGSSAALLALAEVGAEMGIPIQNVAGIYCAPHDWEDRRTEFKLAGLSWLRVFVPEKHDFAMMKLARGTDHDIDAIVDIHSKAPFAFNVLCARFRDTQVLGDGIDFKYAFAATVERLFGIEAALAAVGEAEQ
- a CDS encoding ArsR/SmtB family transcription factor, producing the protein MHTDAFQTLADPTRRQIVEALRSGEQQVNDVVGKLDIHQSGVSRHLRILLEAGFVQVRPDGPRRFYSLRPEPFQELETWLSSYRGLWEKRLDRFDEALQKRRNARAAHAKERKR
- a CDS encoding DUF1428 domain-containing protein; protein product: MAYVDGFVVAVPAAKKEAYRKHAAEAALLFKAFGATRIVEAWGDDVPAGKVTDFQRAVQAKDGEVVVFSWIEYPDKTVRDAAMQKMMNDPRMQAMGAEMPFDGQRMIFGGFAVLVDQG
- a CDS encoding SRPBCC domain-containing protein: MNREKAAPNRQPIRFERTYEGPVDDLWDLWTTKDGFESWWGPEGFRVEVLKLELRVGGELVYDMIAAGREEIAYMESQGMPLSHATRGHFVELEPKRRLRLRHSIDFLPGVEPYDNDMLVELIPEGANVRMVVAIDPHPDDHWTRSSAQGFESQLTKVPAALAARR